The Haloarchaeobius amylolyticus genome window below encodes:
- a CDS encoding formyltetrahydrofolate deformylase, producing the protein MTTDLTEITVIGGDKTGLIARVTSLLFERGINIEDLDQAVRDDIFRMTMHVDTTDMVCKPETLRDDLHDLGDELGVDVQVRFPSDRETQQIAVLATKESHCLERLFQAWASGDLGADISVVIANHDDLEPLAEKYDIPFHDVGDGKGTPDEDEILDLLNEYDADLIVLARYMRILSPDVVFRFEDRIINIHPSLLPAFPGAKAYRQALEEGVRIAGVTAHYVTTDLDQGPIITQRAFDVPDDASIDDLKERGQPLEAEALLEAVRLHLNGDVSVHRGRTRLREAREENYQLGLSPEASSANPDRPVDGLGDIVAGDGGEEADD; encoded by the coding sequence ATGACGACTGACTTGACCGAAATCACGGTGATCGGAGGAGACAAGACCGGACTCATCGCACGCGTCACCTCGTTGCTGTTCGAACGCGGTATCAACATCGAGGACCTCGACCAGGCGGTCCGCGACGACATCTTCCGGATGACCATGCACGTCGACACGACGGACATGGTCTGCAAGCCGGAGACCCTGCGCGACGACCTCCACGACCTCGGCGACGAGCTGGGCGTGGACGTGCAGGTCCGGTTCCCGAGCGACCGGGAGACCCAGCAGATCGCCGTCCTCGCCACGAAGGAGAGCCACTGCCTCGAACGCCTCTTCCAGGCGTGGGCCAGCGGCGACCTCGGCGCGGACATCTCGGTGGTCATCGCGAACCACGACGACCTCGAACCCCTCGCCGAGAAGTACGATATCCCCTTCCACGACGTCGGTGACGGGAAGGGCACCCCCGACGAGGACGAGATACTCGACCTGCTCAACGAGTACGACGCGGACCTCATCGTCCTCGCGCGGTACATGCGCATCCTCAGCCCGGACGTCGTCTTCCGGTTCGAGGACCGTATCATCAACATCCACCCGAGCCTGCTCCCGGCGTTCCCGGGCGCGAAGGCCTACCGGCAGGCACTCGAGGAGGGCGTCCGCATCGCGGGCGTGACCGCCCACTACGTGACGACGGACCTCGACCAGGGGCCCATCATCACCCAGCGCGCCTTCGACGTGCCCGACGACGCGTCCATCGACGACCTCAAGGAGCGCGGCCAGCCCCTCGAGGCCGAGGCCCTGCTCGAGGCGGTGCGCCTGCACCTCAACGGCGACGTGTCGGTCCACCGCGGCCGGACCCGACTCCGCGAGGCGCGCGAGGAGAACTACCAGCTCGGCCTCTCGCCCGAGGCCAGCAGCGCCAACCCGGACCGGCCGGTCGACGGCCTCGGTGACATCGTCGCCGGTGACGGCGGCGAGGAAGCGGACGACTAG
- a CDS encoding SOUL family heme-binding protein — protein sequence MNRRTLYAGLGAIAGALGLWTAWGLYVDYTTERVQYDRVAHFDGIELRRYPATIAVTTTASSGNEAFRRLFRYISGTNTLGETVSMTTPVAMTGEQIPMTAPVTSTQVPEGVTMSFYLPADYDYDDAPEPTDPLVSLELVGPRNLAVLEFSGWARSATVDEKEAELLQTLERHGIEPAGEPFFMGYDDPWTPPFMRRNEVAVPVS from the coding sequence ATGAACCGTCGCACACTCTACGCCGGACTCGGCGCCATCGCGGGCGCACTCGGGCTCTGGACCGCCTGGGGCCTGTACGTGGACTACACCACGGAACGCGTCCAGTACGACCGGGTCGCCCACTTCGACGGCATCGAGTTGCGCCGGTACCCCGCGACCATCGCGGTCACGACGACCGCCAGTTCGGGCAACGAGGCGTTCCGCCGGTTGTTCCGGTACATCTCCGGGACCAACACGCTGGGCGAGACGGTCTCGATGACCACGCCCGTCGCCATGACCGGCGAGCAGATACCCATGACCGCGCCGGTCACCTCGACCCAGGTGCCCGAGGGCGTCACGATGTCGTTCTACCTCCCCGCGGACTACGACTACGACGACGCCCCCGAGCCGACCGACCCCCTCGTCTCGCTCGAACTGGTCGGCCCGCGCAACCTCGCCGTGCTCGAGTTCTCGGGCTGGGCGCGCAGCGCGACGGTCGACGAGAAGGAGGCCGAACTGCTCCAGACCCTGGAGCGCCACGGCATCGAGCCCGCGGGCGAGCCGTTCTTCATGGGCTACGACGACCCGTGGACGCCGCCGTTCATGCGCCGGAACGAGGTCGCCGTCCCCGTCTCGTGA
- the purS gene encoding phosphoribosylformylglycinamidine synthase subunit PurS codes for MTGYTATVTVRLKQGVLDPEAETTKRALERLGFDLQALRSADRFEVDLAAESDEAARERAEEMAERLLANPTIHDYDVEVTEQG; via the coding sequence ATGACTGGCTACACCGCCACGGTGACCGTCCGACTCAAGCAGGGGGTCCTCGACCCCGAGGCCGAGACGACCAAGCGCGCGCTCGAACGCCTCGGCTTCGACCTGCAGGCCCTCCGGTCGGCCGACCGCTTCGAGGTGGACCTGGCTGCCGAGAGCGACGAGGCCGCCCGCGAGCGTGCCGAGGAGATGGCCGAGCGACTGCTCGCCAACCCGACCATCCACGACTACGACGTGGAGGTCACAGAGCAGGGATGA
- the purQ gene encoding phosphoribosylformylglycinamidine synthase I, translating into MTVAIIRFGGSNCDRDALGALTDLDVDAEIVWHEDGLPEDTTGIMLPGGFSYGDYLRAGAMAARSPIMDEVRDLAAEGVPVLGVCNGAQIGCESGLTDGAFTTNASARFQCEQVYLRVERADTPWTAGYEAGEVIQLPIAHGEGRYEVDDDRLTQLETEDRVLFRYCDEDGDLTEDANPNGSKHNVAGILGERDSVAVLMPHPERAALADIGGVDGRPLLRGFARAAE; encoded by the coding sequence ATGACCGTCGCCATCATCCGGTTCGGCGGGTCGAACTGCGACCGCGACGCGCTGGGCGCCCTCACCGACCTCGACGTCGACGCCGAGATCGTCTGGCACGAGGACGGCCTCCCGGAGGACACGACGGGCATCATGCTCCCCGGCGGCTTCTCCTACGGCGACTACCTCCGCGCCGGCGCGATGGCCGCCCGGTCGCCCATCATGGACGAGGTCCGCGACCTCGCCGCCGAGGGCGTCCCCGTCCTCGGCGTCTGCAACGGCGCCCAGATCGGCTGCGAGTCGGGCCTCACCGACGGCGCGTTCACCACCAACGCCAGCGCCCGCTTCCAGTGCGAGCAGGTCTACCTCCGCGTCGAGCGCGCCGACACGCCCTGGACCGCCGGCTACGAGGCGGGCGAGGTCATCCAGTTGCCCATCGCCCACGGCGAGGGACGCTACGAGGTCGACGACGACCGCCTCACCCAGCTCGAGACCGAGGACCGCGTCCTCTTCCGGTACTGCGACGAGGACGGCGACCTGACCGAGGACGCCAACCCGAACGGCTCGAAGCACAACGTCGCCGGCATCCTCGGCGAGCGCGACTCCGTCGCCGTCCTGATGCCCCACCCCGAGCGCGCCGCACTGGCGGACATCGGCGGCGTCGACGGCCGGCCGCTCCTCCGCGGGTTCGCCCGCGCCGCGGAGTAG
- a CDS encoding PAS domain S-box protein has translation MTEREPTVVTVGVPPHTADELTATLPGTVVTATDVAGALEAIDEGVDCVVSEVELPDGDAFALHDAVGDRDGRVAFFCYTADGDESVAGRALAAGMDGYVPASDGVETLATRVEAAVDTEATPIDRDRLELVYEQAPLAIVESDPAGDIAAWNDGAADLFGYTDEEATGEDLVDLVVPPDERATVRAVCERNLSEGGIDVNVNANVTRDGDRLTCEWYNTPLTDDDGRVVGSLSFVQDVTDRVDRRETVEELQAMSRELIRIEERDRVAEFAVEAARNVLGQTHTAALLYDEDADALVPVASTDEASAMLARADEFTGEQSLTWEVFRSGEATLLDENAAGRTLLPDDSGMESTLVVPLGDHGVLGFAAADAGEYDETTAHLASILASTTTAALDRSAQEEELRRQQTIVEAAGDAVFALDEDARFRTVNDAMVDLVGYDRETLLDMPASAVLDAEYLERGRDELRDLVADGTTDSTTFEIEIQTADGTRVPCEATIALLPADSSFDGTAVVLRDITERKRMADELVEQKRTIENLHGVASTLEDCETEAEIWYLTVEAAEGILDFDACCVDRIEGEYLVSAGISSEIEPQGYKERSHVSDGIAGKTHRTGRSFLIDDIRGDNDATPEDRTYRSLLSIPIDDRGVFQAVSDEVGAFDESDLELAELLLSHVADALDRLAFEEQLMNERDRFAALFENVPEPVVYAVHEADEPVIVEVNAEFERVFGYEESEVRGDRLDDLIVPPDRRGEATDINTRSQAGEVVEREVKRRTTDGLRDFLMTVVPVECGEQNPRTFGVYTDITERKERQKRLEILNRVLRHDLRNGMNIIRGSAEMLADVVEGTTAVGYAETILGRADELVSLAEKTRAVERTLDRDQAATGPVDLEECVRTARARLSREYPGATITVDLPDDAAVRADDLLRTAIFHVMENALVHNDSDEPQVHVTATRDEQAQFLRVSVADDGPGIPEEEQALIAEEQEITQLRHASGLGLWLVNWVVTQCGGRIEFEENEPRGSIVTMMVPLAVGEEAVQAEADD, from the coding sequence ATGACGGAGCGTGAACCCACAGTCGTCACGGTCGGCGTGCCTCCCCACACGGCGGACGAGTTGACGGCGACACTGCCTGGAACCGTCGTCACGGCGACGGACGTGGCTGGCGCGCTCGAGGCCATCGACGAGGGCGTCGACTGCGTCGTCAGCGAGGTCGAGTTGCCGGACGGCGACGCCTTCGCGCTGCACGACGCGGTCGGCGACCGCGACGGCCGGGTCGCGTTCTTCTGTTACACCGCCGACGGCGACGAGTCCGTCGCCGGGCGGGCACTCGCGGCAGGGATGGACGGCTACGTCCCCGCCAGCGACGGCGTCGAGACGCTCGCCACCCGGGTCGAGGCGGCCGTCGATACGGAGGCGACCCCCATCGACCGCGACCGCCTCGAACTGGTCTACGAGCAGGCACCGCTCGCCATCGTCGAATCCGACCCCGCGGGCGACATCGCGGCCTGGAACGACGGCGCGGCCGACCTGTTCGGCTACACGGACGAGGAGGCGACCGGCGAGGACCTCGTCGACCTGGTCGTCCCACCCGACGAACGGGCGACCGTGCGGGCGGTCTGCGAGCGCAACCTCTCGGAGGGGGGCATCGACGTGAACGTGAACGCGAACGTGACCAGGGACGGCGACCGCCTCACCTGCGAGTGGTACAACACGCCCCTGACCGACGACGACGGGCGCGTCGTCGGGTCGCTCTCGTTCGTCCAGGACGTGACCGACCGCGTCGACCGGCGCGAGACGGTCGAGGAGCTGCAGGCGATGTCCCGCGAACTCATCCGCATCGAGGAACGCGACCGCGTCGCCGAGTTCGCCGTCGAGGCCGCCCGGAACGTCCTCGGCCAGACCCACACCGCGGCCCTGCTGTACGACGAGGACGCAGACGCGCTGGTCCCGGTCGCGTCGACGGACGAGGCCTCGGCCATGCTGGCACGGGCCGACGAGTTCACCGGCGAACAGAGCCTCACCTGGGAGGTCTTCCGGTCCGGCGAGGCGACCCTCCTCGACGAGAACGCGGCCGGGCGGACCCTGCTGCCCGACGACTCGGGCATGGAGAGCACCCTCGTCGTCCCGTTGGGCGACCACGGGGTGCTCGGGTTCGCCGCCGCCGACGCGGGCGAGTACGACGAGACGACGGCACACCTCGCCAGCATCCTCGCCTCGACCACGACCGCCGCGCTCGACCGGAGTGCACAGGAGGAGGAACTGCGCCGCCAGCAGACCATCGTCGAGGCCGCCGGTGACGCCGTCTTCGCGCTCGACGAGGACGCTCGCTTCCGGACGGTCAACGACGCGATGGTGGACCTGGTCGGCTACGACAGGGAGACGCTCCTCGACATGCCCGCCTCGGCGGTCCTCGACGCCGAGTACCTCGAACGCGGTCGTGACGAGTTACGCGACCTCGTCGCCGACGGGACGACGGACTCGACGACCTTCGAGATAGAGATACAGACCGCCGACGGGACGCGGGTGCCCTGCGAGGCGACCATCGCCCTGTTGCCCGCCGACTCCAGTTTCGACGGGACCGCGGTCGTCCTGCGCGACATCACCGAGCGCAAGCGCATGGCGGACGAGCTGGTCGAACAGAAGCGCACGATAGAGAACCTCCACGGGGTCGCCTCCACGCTCGAGGACTGCGAGACGGAGGCCGAAATCTGGTACCTGACCGTCGAGGCCGCCGAGGGCATCCTCGACTTCGACGCCTGCTGTGTCGACCGTATCGAGGGCGAGTACCTCGTCTCGGCGGGCATCTCCTCGGAGATCGAGCCACAGGGGTACAAAGAGCGCTCGCACGTCTCCGACGGTATCGCGGGCAAGACCCACCGGACCGGTCGGTCGTTCCTCATCGACGACATCCGCGGGGACAACGACGCGACCCCGGAGGACCGGACCTACCGGTCCCTGCTCTCGATCCCCATCGACGACCGCGGCGTGTTCCAGGCCGTCTCGGACGAGGTCGGCGCCTTCGACGAGTCCGACCTCGAACTCGCGGAGTTGCTGTTGAGCCACGTCGCGGACGCGCTCGACCGCCTCGCGTTCGAGGAACAGCTCATGAACGAACGCGACCGCTTCGCGGCCCTCTTCGAGAACGTCCCGGAACCCGTGGTCTACGCGGTCCACGAGGCGGACGAACCGGTCATCGTCGAGGTGAACGCGGAGTTCGAACGCGTCTTCGGCTACGAGGAGTCCGAGGTGCGGGGCGACCGGCTGGACGACCTCATCGTCCCGCCGGACCGTCGCGGGGAGGCGACCGACATCAACACCCGGTCGCAGGCGGGTGAGGTCGTCGAGCGGGAGGTGAAACGTCGGACGACCGACGGCCTCCGGGACTTCCTGATGACGGTCGTCCCCGTCGAGTGCGGCGAGCAGAACCCCCGCACCTTCGGCGTCTACACCGACATCACCGAGCGCAAGGAGCGCCAGAAGCGCCTGGAGATACTGAACCGCGTGCTCAGGCACGACCTGCGCAACGGGATGAACATCATCCGCGGGTCCGCGGAGATGCTCGCGGACGTGGTCGAGGGGACCACCGCCGTCGGCTACGCCGAGACCATCCTCGGCCGGGCCGACGAACTGGTCAGCCTCGCGGAGAAGACCCGCGCCGTCGAGCGCACGCTCGACCGCGACCAGGCCGCGACCGGCCCGGTCGACCTCGAGGAGTGCGTCCGGACCGCGAGGGCCAGACTCTCGCGGGAGTACCCCGGCGCGACCATCACGGTCGACCTCCCCGACGACGCCGCGGTCCGCGCCGACGACCTGCTCCGGACGGCCATCTTCCACGTCATGGAGAACGCGCTCGTCCACAACGACAGCGACGAGCCCCAGGTCCACGTGACGGCGACGCGGGACGAGCAAGCGCAGTTCCTGCGGGTGTCGGTGGCCGACGACGGCCCGGGCATCCCCGAGGAGGAGCAGGCGCTCATCGCCGAGGAACAGGAGATAACGCAGCTCAGACACGCCAGCGGGCTCGGCCTCTGGCTGGTCAACTGGGTCGTCACGCAGTGTGGCGGCAGGATCGAGTTCGAGGAGAACGAGCCACGCGGGAGCATCGTCACGATGATGGTCCCGCTCGCGGTCGGTGAGGAGGCCGTGCAGGCGGAGGCGGACGACTGA
- a CDS encoding archaeosine biosynthesis radical SAM protein RaSEA, with translation MSKPTPEVYEEGKGMDAHNKVMRDIRAKKDKTYDPHEPTRVWLDEDNTPSGVYQSLTIILNTGGCRWARAGGCTMCGYVAESVEGGSVSHEALMDQIQVCLDHEAEEADEQSGLIKIYTSGSFLDEREVPAETRQAIAETFGDRERIVVESLPDFVTQAKLEEFVEQGLDTDVAVGLETATDRVRHDCVNKYFDFADFEDACAEAIAAGAGVKAYLLMKPPFLSEPEALADMKASVRRCAAVEGCHTVSMNPCNVQRYTMVDDLFFRGGYRPPWLWSVAEVLESTADEDVIVVSDPVGHGSERGPHNCGECDDRVQKAIKDFDLRQDPSVFEQVSCECEATWEHVLEHETTYNMPLVE, from the coding sequence ATGAGCAAGCCCACGCCCGAGGTCTACGAGGAGGGCAAGGGGATGGACGCGCACAACAAGGTGATGCGCGACATCCGCGCCAAGAAGGACAAGACGTACGACCCGCACGAGCCGACACGGGTCTGGCTGGACGAGGACAACACGCCCAGTGGCGTCTACCAGTCGCTGACCATCATCCTCAACACCGGCGGCTGCCGGTGGGCCCGCGCCGGTGGCTGCACGATGTGTGGCTACGTCGCGGAGTCGGTCGAGGGCGGCTCCGTCTCCCACGAGGCGCTGATGGACCAGATTCAGGTCTGTCTCGACCACGAGGCCGAGGAGGCAGACGAGCAGTCCGGCCTCATCAAGATCTACACCTCCGGGTCGTTCCTCGACGAGCGCGAGGTGCCCGCCGAGACGCGCCAGGCCATCGCCGAGACCTTCGGGGACCGCGAGCGCATCGTCGTCGAGTCGCTGCCGGACTTCGTCACGCAGGCCAAGCTCGAGGAGTTCGTCGAGCAGGGCCTCGACACCGACGTGGCCGTCGGGCTGGAGACCGCGACCGACCGCGTCCGTCACGACTGCGTGAACAAGTACTTCGACTTCGCGGACTTCGAGGACGCCTGCGCCGAGGCCATCGCCGCCGGGGCGGGCGTGAAGGCGTACCTCCTGATGAAGCCGCCGTTCCTCTCGGAGCCCGAGGCACTCGCGGACATGAAAGCCTCCGTCCGGCGCTGTGCCGCCGTCGAGGGCTGTCACACCGTCTCGATGAACCCCTGCAACGTCCAGCGCTACACCATGGTCGACGACCTGTTCTTCCGCGGTGGCTACCGGCCGCCGTGGCTCTGGTCGGTCGCCGAGGTGCTCGAATCGACCGCCGACGAGGACGTCATCGTCGTCTCGGACCCGGTGGGCCACGGCTCCGAGCGCGGCCCGCACAACTGCGGCGAGTGCGACGACCGGGTGCAGAAGGCGATCAAGGACTTCGACCTGCGCCAGGACCCGAGCGTGTTCGAGCAGGTCTCCTGCGAGTGCGAGGCGACGTGGGAGCACGTGCTCGAACACGAGACCACGTACAACATGCCGCTGGTCGAGTAG
- a CDS encoding DUF7521 family protein: MSEVTPLVVAFKTLTLVMGGLITYLATKAYRRTGSKALRALALGFGIVTTGALIAGALDQFVAAGDQSVALAIESALTTVGFGVILYSLYAD, from the coding sequence ATGAGCGAGGTCACCCCACTCGTCGTCGCGTTCAAGACGCTCACGCTGGTCATGGGCGGCCTCATCACCTACCTCGCCACGAAGGCGTACCGCCGGACCGGTTCGAAGGCGCTCCGGGCGCTCGCGCTCGGGTTCGGTATCGTCACGACCGGCGCGCTCATCGCGGGGGCGCTGGACCAGTTCGTGGCGGCCGGCGACCAGTCGGTCGCCCTGGCCATCGAGAGCGCCCTGACGACCGTCGGCTTCGGCGTCATCCTCTACTCGCTGTACGCCGACTGA
- a CDS encoding winged helix-turn-helix domain-containing protein, with product MRDPPGKDEPEFQAVVEALDDEDCHDIIESLTEAMTASEISETCDIPLSTTYRKLDLLTEASLLKEETQLRSDGRHTSMYRVDFENVAIMLTEEHTLDLRIERPPEKPEERLASMWKEVRKET from the coding sequence ATGCGCGACCCGCCCGGGAAGGACGAGCCCGAGTTCCAGGCGGTCGTCGAAGCCCTCGACGACGAGGACTGTCACGACATCATCGAGTCGCTCACCGAGGCGATGACGGCGAGCGAGATCTCGGAGACGTGTGACATCCCGCTGTCGACGACCTACCGGAAGCTGGACCTCCTCACGGAGGCATCGCTGCTGAAAGAGGAGACACAGCTCCGCTCGGACGGTCGCCACACCTCGATGTACCGGGTCGACTTCGAGAACGTTGCTATCATGCTCACAGAGGAACACACACTGGACCTGCGGATCGAACGGCCACCGGAGAAACCGGAAGAACGCCTCGCCTCGATGTGGAAGGAGGTGCGCAAGGAGACATGA
- a CDS encoding GNAT family N-acetyltransferase: MTTAVRGVESVEDVWAAEDVNRAAWRTAFADVFSPHVLATGGAAASEPYIRSRYAVVRDHPGFVVATEGDDVVGYAYAAWTDTSRFVDDDEAELVELYVHPDHWGQGIGTRLLAAAEAAVPADRTSLVLATPAGNDIGRSFYESRGFTVRERRAGDVGGEVVPTVVFARALSENQDDGSASTRA, translated from the coding sequence ATGACGACCGCTGTCAGGGGGGTCGAGTCCGTCGAGGACGTCTGGGCCGCCGAGGACGTGAACCGGGCGGCCTGGCGCACCGCCTTCGCCGACGTGTTCTCGCCCCACGTGCTCGCGACCGGCGGGGCCGCCGCCAGCGAGCCCTACATCCGCTCCCGGTACGCGGTGGTCCGCGACCATCCGGGCTTCGTGGTCGCGACGGAAGGCGACGACGTGGTCGGCTACGCCTACGCCGCCTGGACCGACACCTCGCGGTTCGTCGACGACGACGAGGCCGAACTCGTCGAGCTGTACGTCCACCCCGACCACTGGGGCCAGGGCATCGGCACCCGGCTGCTCGCGGCGGCCGAGGCGGCGGTTCCGGCCGACCGGACCAGCCTCGTGCTCGCCACGCCGGCCGGGAACGATATCGGTCGCTCCTTCTACGAGAGCCGGGGGTTCACCGTCCGCGAGCGTCGGGCCGGCGATGTCGGCGGCGAGGTCGTGCCGACCGTGGTGTTCGCGCGGGCCCTGTCGGAGAAT